One genomic segment of Arthrobacter sp. JZ12 includes these proteins:
- a CDS encoding glycoside hydrolase family 26 protein encodes MSAISGLNSRPRTASAPTYAPGTAVGRAAGRILLFLATVALLAVGIVPAAQAAAVVTLSSTSGEAGSTVTVTGTGFPKRTSGTVTTEGASVKVRTNGAGAFETRIAVGSGPTATITATVGGTTASATFTVIQPEPVTETETSLTGTSKAIRFGVGTNGGPAASTELDEVTAIAGEAPSIVLSYKDFNQAPPIWELDQVRARGAETLLTWEPWTWGGGVEQPAYSLDRITAGDFDDYLRQWGYALRDWGHPVYLRFGHEMNGNWYPWAEGVNGNGPGDYVAAYRHVHNVVSSTGAANIQWVWNPNVPYWGSTDLAQLFPGAEYVDLVALDGYNWGTSQLWSTWQEPDVLFGKGLSQLRAIAPGKPIMIAETASSEIGGSKAAWNRNLFAYLSAQPDVVALVWFHIHKEADWRIDSSESSAIAFREALAGRR; translated from the coding sequence ATGTCAGCAATCAGTGGGCTCAATTCTCGTCCCCGTACCGCTTCAGCCCCGACGTACGCACCCGGCACGGCTGTGGGCCGGGCAGCAGGGCGCATCCTCCTCTTCCTCGCAACCGTCGCCCTGTTGGCAGTTGGTATTGTTCCAGCGGCTCAGGCGGCAGCCGTGGTTACGCTGAGCAGCACGTCCGGGGAAGCAGGCAGCACGGTAACCGTCACCGGAACAGGTTTCCCCAAGCGCACTTCCGGGACCGTCACTACGGAGGGCGCGTCGGTGAAGGTGAGGACCAACGGAGCCGGCGCGTTCGAAACGCGCATAGCCGTGGGCAGCGGCCCTACCGCCACCATCACGGCGACGGTAGGCGGTACCACCGCCTCGGCGACATTCACGGTCATCCAACCGGAACCTGTGACCGAGACGGAGACTTCGCTCACCGGAACCAGCAAGGCTATTCGTTTCGGTGTAGGCACCAACGGCGGTCCGGCGGCATCGACCGAACTGGACGAGGTCACGGCGATCGCCGGGGAAGCACCATCCATCGTTCTCTCCTACAAGGACTTCAACCAGGCTCCGCCCATCTGGGAGCTGGATCAGGTCCGGGCCCGCGGGGCCGAAACTCTGCTCACCTGGGAGCCCTGGACCTGGGGCGGCGGGGTGGAGCAGCCGGCCTACTCGCTCGACCGCATCACCGCCGGTGACTTCGACGACTACCTGCGACAGTGGGGCTACGCGCTGCGGGACTGGGGTCACCCCGTGTACCTCCGCTTCGGCCACGAGATGAACGGAAACTGGTACCCGTGGGCCGAGGGCGTCAACGGCAACGGACCCGGTGACTACGTCGCCGCCTACCGGCACGTGCACAACGTCGTGTCTTCCACGGGTGCCGCCAACATCCAGTGGGTCTGGAACCCCAATGTGCCCTACTGGGGCTCCACCGACCTGGCGCAGCTTTTCCCCGGCGCCGAGTACGTGGACCTGGTGGCGCTCGACGGCTACAACTGGGGAACCTCCCAACTTTGGAGCACGTGGCAGGAACCCGACGTGCTGTTCGGCAAGGGGCTGTCCCAGCTGCGGGCAATTGCGCCCGGGAAGCCGATCATGATTGCCGAAACAGCGTCCTCGGAAATCGGTGGGTCCAAGGCCGCTTGGAACAGGAACCTGTTCGCTTATCTCTCGGCCCAGCCCGACGTCGTCGCACTGGTCTGGTTCCATATCCACAAGGAGGCGGACTGGCGGATCGACAGTAGCGAGTCGTCCGCAATCGCCTTCCGTGAGGCGCTGGCCGGCCGGCGGTAG
- a CDS encoding pyridoxamine 5'-phosphate oxidase family protein produces MDPREAEYRGMPGTLHMSEDLTETKCWSLLSTQQTGRLGFVKDGAVHIYPVNYLVHDGALYFRTSEDGDIGSLMPLADCAFQADEVKAAEMAGWSVLAHGKAEIVRDDAQLTELWGRAAEPPWAGGSRTTFIEIRPSKVTGRSVRTA; encoded by the coding sequence ATGGATCCCAGAGAAGCCGAATATCGGGGAATGCCCGGCACGCTCCACATGTCCGAGGATCTGACTGAGACAAAGTGCTGGTCGCTCCTGAGCACGCAGCAGACGGGTCGGCTTGGCTTCGTGAAGGACGGCGCCGTCCACATCTATCCGGTCAACTACCTGGTGCACGACGGCGCGTTGTACTTCCGTACCAGTGAGGACGGGGATATCGGGAGCCTGATGCCGCTGGCCGACTGCGCTTTCCAGGCGGACGAGGTCAAGGCAGCTGAAATGGCGGGATGGTCCGTGCTCGCCCACGGCAAGGCTGAGATAGTGCGCGATGACGCCCAGTTGACGGAACTGTGGGGTCGTGCAGCGGAGCCGCCGTGGGCCGGCGGATCACGCACCACCTTCATCGAGATCCGGCCCAGCAAGGTGACCGGGCGGAGCGTACGGACCGCCTGA
- a CDS encoding acyl-CoA carboxylase subunit epsilon has translation MTAEFTVETESPEPPLFQVVAGNPTPEEVAALAVVVLGLQTTDDGAAKPAPHRSWIRRSQLRLGPLPGPGSWRRSALR, from the coding sequence GTGACCGCGGAGTTCACGGTGGAGACAGAGTCGCCCGAGCCTCCGCTGTTCCAGGTGGTTGCCGGGAATCCGACCCCCGAGGAAGTAGCGGCCCTCGCCGTCGTCGTGCTTGGCCTCCAAACAACCGACGACGGCGCGGCCAAGCCGGCACCGCACCGTTCCTGGATCCGGCGTAGCCAGCTCCGGTTGGGGCCGCTGCCCGGACCCGGCTCCTGGCGGCGAAGCGCGCTGCGCTGA
- a CDS encoding acyl-CoA carboxylase subunit beta — translation MQPETLPVDQDSSAGDGSAPDLQTTAGKLADFRQRQEKSLAPSGPEAIEKQHARGKGTARERIDMLVDPGSFVEFDALAVHRSTAFGMEKKKPLGDGVVSGYATVDGRQIAIYSQDFTVYGGSLSQVNGEKIVKVQEFALRNGCPLVGINDGGGARIQEGVASLAMFADIFRNNVHASGVIPQISLIMGPCAGGAAYSPALTDYVVMVDKSSHMFITGPDVIKTVTGEDVDMETLGGARQHNATTGTSTYLASDEQDAIDFVRELLDFLPSNNLAEAPLAEFSEELELDEADSELDLLIPDSANQPYDMHTVISTIVDDGHFLEMQSLYAPNVIIGYARVEGHTVGIVANQPMQFAGTLDIAASEKAARFVRHCDAFNIPILTLVDVPGFLPGKDQEFNGIIRRGAKLLYAYAEATVPKLTVITRKAYGGAYIVMGSKKLGADINLAWPTAQIGVMGAQGAVNILYRGHLKAVADAGGDVDAARTEVINQYEEELLNPYQAAQLGYVDAVIAPSETRVQVVRGLRALRDKRASLPAKKHGNIPL, via the coding sequence ATGCAACCCGAAACGCTTCCCGTCGATCAGGACTCCAGCGCCGGCGACGGCTCTGCTCCCGACCTCCAGACCACCGCAGGGAAGCTCGCTGATTTCCGGCAGCGGCAGGAAAAGTCCCTTGCCCCCTCCGGACCGGAAGCAATCGAGAAGCAGCACGCGCGCGGCAAGGGAACGGCCCGCGAGCGCATCGACATGCTGGTGGATCCCGGTTCATTCGTGGAGTTCGACGCCCTCGCAGTGCATCGCTCCACCGCCTTCGGCATGGAGAAAAAGAAGCCCCTAGGTGACGGCGTCGTGTCCGGATACGCCACCGTCGACGGCCGCCAGATTGCCATCTACAGCCAGGACTTCACCGTGTACGGCGGCTCTCTGAGTCAGGTGAACGGGGAAAAGATCGTCAAGGTGCAGGAATTCGCCCTGCGCAACGGCTGCCCCCTGGTGGGGATCAATGACGGTGGTGGCGCGCGCATCCAGGAGGGCGTTGCCTCGCTTGCGATGTTCGCCGACATCTTCCGCAACAACGTGCATGCCTCCGGAGTCATCCCGCAGATCTCCCTGATCATGGGACCTTGCGCCGGTGGTGCAGCCTACTCCCCCGCCCTGACCGACTACGTGGTCATGGTGGACAAGAGTTCCCACATGTTCATCACCGGCCCCGACGTCATCAAGACCGTGACGGGTGAGGACGTGGACATGGAGACCCTTGGTGGTGCCCGCCAGCACAACGCCACCACCGGAACCTCCACCTACCTGGCAAGCGACGAGCAGGACGCCATCGATTTTGTCCGGGAACTGCTGGACTTCCTGCCGTCCAACAACCTGGCCGAGGCGCCGCTCGCGGAGTTCTCCGAGGAGCTTGAGCTCGATGAAGCCGACTCGGAACTGGATCTGCTGATCCCGGACTCCGCCAACCAGCCGTATGACATGCACACCGTCATCTCAACCATCGTCGACGACGGCCACTTCCTGGAGATGCAGTCGCTCTACGCACCTAACGTGATCATCGGCTACGCCCGGGTCGAGGGACACACCGTCGGCATCGTGGCCAACCAGCCGATGCAGTTCGCCGGGACGCTGGACATCGCGGCATCGGAGAAGGCCGCGCGCTTTGTCCGCCACTGCGACGCCTTCAACATCCCGATCCTGACCCTGGTTGATGTTCCCGGCTTCCTGCCCGGCAAGGACCAGGAGTTCAACGGCATCATCCGCCGCGGCGCCAAGCTCCTCTACGCGTACGCGGAGGCAACCGTGCCGAAGCTGACGGTCATCACCCGCAAGGCCTACGGCGGCGCCTACATCGTCATGGGCTCCAAGAAGCTCGGCGCCGACATCAACCTGGCCTGGCCCACGGCCCAGATCGGTGTGATGGGTGCACAGGGCGCGGTGAACATCCTCTACCGCGGTCACCTGAAGGCAGTGGCCGACGCCGGCGGCGACGTCGATGCGGCGCGCACCGAGGTGATCAATCAGTACGAAGAGGAACTGCTCAACCCGTACCAGGCCGCTCAGCTTGGTTACGTGGATGCGGTCATCGCGCCGTCGGAAACCCGGGTCCAGGTTGTCCGCGGGCTGCGCGCGCTGCGCGACAAGCGCGCCTCCCTGCCCGCCAAGAAGCACGGGAACATCCCGCTGTGA
- a CDS encoding NAD(P)-dependent oxidoreductase: MTGNGALPKRSLRGRTILMSGGSRGIGLAIALRAAQDGANVAVLAKTDQPHPSLEGTVHTAVEQIRSAGGGGLAVVGDVRNDDDVASAVKATVAEFGSIDVVINNASAIDLSSTDDISMKRYDLMTDINVRGTFLLSKLSLPALRRASNPHILTLSPPLNLDPVWAGRHLAYTMAKYGMSLTTLGLAEELKEAGIAVNSLWPRTLIDTAAIRTMPGGSELVTASRSPQIVADAAHAILVRPARECTGNFLTDEEVLRQEGVTDFRRYSLGAEEHRLVPDIFL; this comes from the coding sequence ATGACAGGCAACGGCGCACTTCCCAAGAGGTCCCTTCGCGGCCGCACCATCCTCATGTCCGGCGGCAGCAGGGGCATCGGCCTCGCCATCGCCCTTCGTGCGGCCCAAGATGGCGCCAACGTCGCTGTCCTCGCCAAAACGGACCAGCCCCATCCGAGCCTTGAAGGCACGGTTCACACCGCAGTGGAGCAGATCCGCTCCGCCGGCGGAGGCGGTCTCGCCGTCGTCGGCGACGTGCGGAACGACGACGACGTCGCCTCGGCTGTAAAGGCGACGGTCGCCGAATTCGGGAGTATCGACGTCGTAATCAACAACGCATCGGCCATCGATCTGTCCTCGACGGACGACATTTCGATGAAGCGCTACGACCTGATGACCGACATCAACGTGCGTGGCACCTTCCTGCTCAGCAAATTGTCGCTGCCCGCGCTGCGCAGGGCATCCAATCCGCACATCCTGACCCTGTCCCCGCCCCTGAACCTCGACCCGGTCTGGGCGGGCAGACACCTGGCGTACACCATGGCCAAGTACGGCATGAGCCTGACGACGCTCGGGCTCGCCGAGGAACTGAAAGAAGCGGGCATCGCGGTCAATTCCCTGTGGCCGCGGACACTTATCGATACTGCAGCTATCCGGACCATGCCCGGAGGCAGTGAACTGGTGACAGCCTCGCGCAGCCCGCAGATTGTCGCCGACGCCGCGCACGCAATCCTGGTTCGGCCCGCGCGGGAATGCACGGGAAACTTTCTCACCGACGAGGAGGTGCTGCGGCAGGAAGGAGTGACCGACTTCCGCCGCTACAGCCTCGGCGCAGAGGAGCACCGCCTGGTGCCGGACATCTTCCTGTAG
- a CDS encoding biotin--[acetyl-CoA-carboxylase] ligase produces MTSRYSNLERPGLDRTGLREVLCLPHGPFSRLELVEATGSTNTDLAAYAEQDPAQWPDLSVLTAEEQTAGRGRMDRIWTAPERSSLIVSVLLRPANREGKPLPTQSFAWFSLLAALALSESIEEHTEVCPQLKWPNDVHVDGRKLAGVLAQLVPGTGGSQPAVVVGTGVNVSLTDQELPVPTATSLLLEYATTTDRNILLKAYLRRLAQYYKEFTAVDGDASRPWIGGPSLLERVSDRMVTIGQQVRADLPNGSEITGRAMNLDQHGALVVRDDDGERHTVSAGDVVHLRPAG; encoded by the coding sequence ATGACTTCCCGCTACTCCAACCTCGAACGCCCCGGCCTGGATCGGACCGGGCTCCGCGAGGTGCTGTGCCTCCCGCACGGCCCCTTCAGCAGGCTGGAACTGGTTGAGGCAACGGGATCGACCAATACGGACCTCGCCGCATACGCAGAGCAGGACCCCGCCCAGTGGCCCGACCTGAGCGTTCTCACCGCGGAGGAGCAGACCGCGGGGCGCGGACGCATGGACAGGATCTGGACAGCGCCCGAGCGCTCGTCCCTGATCGTCAGCGTCCTGCTGCGCCCGGCAAACCGGGAGGGGAAGCCCCTCCCGACGCAGAGTTTCGCCTGGTTCTCGCTCCTGGCGGCCCTCGCCCTGTCCGAGAGCATCGAGGAGCACACCGAAGTCTGCCCGCAACTGAAGTGGCCAAACGACGTACACGTCGACGGGCGGAAGCTGGCCGGAGTCCTCGCCCAACTCGTTCCGGGCACGGGCGGAAGCCAGCCCGCCGTCGTCGTCGGAACCGGGGTGAACGTGAGCCTCACGGACCAGGAGCTTCCGGTCCCCACGGCCACGAGCCTACTGCTCGAGTACGCAACCACCACCGACCGCAACATCCTGCTCAAGGCCTACCTGCGCCGGCTCGCGCAGTACTACAAGGAATTTACGGCGGTCGACGGCGATGCCTCCCGCCCCTGGATCGGCGGCCCGTCGCTGCTGGAGCGCGTCAGTGACCGGATGGTCACGATCGGGCAGCAGGTGCGCGCTGACCTCCCGAACGGCAGTGAGATCACCGGCCGGGCCATGAACCTTGACCAGCACGGTGCACTGGTGGTGCGCGACGACGACGGAGAACGGCACACGGTCTCCGCCGGCGACGTCGTGCATCTGCGGCCCGCCGGCTAG
- a CDS encoding PH domain-containing protein — protein MRIKLEPGEHVVVRTRPHPRRLILPFCGALLILAGAGYGLGWSTRAQLPLGWEQWSPAIAPAILVLAALLLIRVFLRPLLRWSGTRYVLTSRRLLRRSGFTRRSEGEVRLTAILQVIIEQTLVERLTGGGSLVLDLGRDRMLVFGDVPQVRTFKEFIVLAIRDLPLTAMFDGVDMEAEPLAVTDESINGKEQDW, from the coding sequence ATGCGGATCAAGCTCGAACCGGGGGAGCACGTTGTGGTGCGCACGCGTCCGCACCCGCGCCGACTCATCCTTCCCTTCTGTGGTGCACTCCTGATCCTGGCGGGCGCCGGCTACGGGCTGGGATGGTCCACCCGTGCGCAATTGCCGCTTGGCTGGGAGCAGTGGTCGCCTGCCATCGCTCCGGCGATCCTGGTCCTGGCCGCGCTCCTGCTGATCCGGGTGTTTCTCCGTCCGCTGCTGCGATGGTCCGGCACGCGCTACGTGCTGACCAGCCGAAGGCTTCTGCGGCGCAGCGGATTCACCCGCCGCAGCGAAGGCGAGGTCCGGCTGACCGCCATCCTCCAGGTCATCATCGAACAGACGCTGGTTGAGCGGTTAACCGGCGGAGGAAGCCTGGTTCTGGACCTGGGCCGCGACCGGATGCTGGTCTTCGGCGATGTTCCGCAGGTGCGGACCTTCAAGGAGTTCATAGTTCTGGCAATTCGGGATCTGCCCCTGACCGCAATGTTCGATGGTGTAGATATGGAAGCTGAGCCGCTGGCAGTGACGGACGAATCGATCAACGGAAAGGAGCAGGACTGGTGA
- a CDS encoding adenylate/guanylate cyclase domain-containing protein: MPIIRRPDPRPAPDKLDRESVRRLEVELLGAERTLRRREVASGAGVSLLSARKLWRAMGFPNIGDEDVAFTPNDMEALTTIIELVRKEQLTESAAISITRAIGQMTDRMVVWQIEALVEEMVAQRGISDAAARRHLVAELPQLIEPLEKTLVYAWRRQLNAAVQRLAVRAETAAANQPDTPDDAPLPLARAVGFADLVSYTSLSRQMNEKTLAQLVQRFENKCAEIISVGGGRLVKTIGDEVLYIAETPEAGAEISLALAKAFTEDEVLPSARVSMVWGRILSRLGDIYGPTVNLAARLTSLAEPGTVLIDATTAATLRDNDRFVLMPHKPRTVRGFGEVYPVTLARGTGTGLVLD; encoded by the coding sequence ATGCCGATCATCCGGCGCCCCGACCCTCGTCCCGCACCCGACAAGCTCGACCGCGAGTCCGTCCGGCGGCTCGAGGTGGAACTCCTCGGCGCAGAGCGCACACTCCGCCGTCGTGAGGTTGCCTCCGGGGCTGGAGTGTCGCTGCTTTCTGCCCGAAAGCTGTGGCGGGCCATGGGTTTTCCGAATATCGGCGATGAAGACGTAGCCTTCACTCCCAACGACATGGAAGCGCTCACCACCATCATCGAGTTGGTGCGCAAGGAGCAGCTGACCGAATCGGCGGCGATCTCGATCACCCGGGCCATCGGGCAGATGACCGACCGCATGGTGGTCTGGCAGATCGAAGCACTCGTCGAAGAAATGGTCGCCCAGCGCGGAATCTCGGACGCCGCTGCCCGTCGCCACCTGGTAGCTGAACTGCCCCAGCTCATCGAGCCCCTCGAGAAAACGCTTGTTTATGCCTGGCGCAGACAGCTCAATGCCGCAGTCCAGCGTCTCGCCGTTCGTGCAGAGACCGCTGCGGCCAACCAGCCGGACACGCCCGACGACGCACCCCTGCCCCTGGCGCGCGCCGTCGGCTTCGCCGATCTGGTGTCCTATACCAGCCTGTCGCGTCAGATGAACGAGAAGACGCTGGCGCAGCTGGTGCAGCGGTTCGAGAACAAGTGCGCCGAAATTATCTCCGTGGGCGGCGGGCGTCTCGTCAAGACCATCGGCGATGAAGTCCTCTACATCGCCGAGACACCGGAAGCGGGAGCGGAAATTTCTTTGGCGCTCGCCAAGGCGTTCACCGAGGACGAGGTCCTGCCGTCCGCCCGGGTGTCCATGGTATGGGGAAGGATCCTGTCCCGCCTTGGCGACATCTACGGCCCCACCGTGAACCTGGCGGCACGTCTGACCTCATTGGCCGAGCCGGGCACCGTACTCATCGACGCCACCACCGCAGCCACCCTTCGGGACAACGACCGGTTTGTCCTCATGCCGCACAAGCCCCGCACGGTACGCGGGTTTGGTGAGGTGTACCCGGTCACCCTCGCCCGCGGGACAGGCACAGGCCTGGTTTTGGACTAA